A stretch of the Lactuca sativa cultivar Salinas chromosome 9, Lsat_Salinas_v11, whole genome shotgun sequence genome encodes the following:
- the LOC111905576 gene encoding cyclin-dependent protein kinase inhibitor SMR1, with protein MSTDLQLRQDLPAIKLPASLKIKLPASPPLMDSTSEESCAIQLEDQEVEECRTPTTIQHRIPQLNTCPPPPKKQRPSAPSCRRRLSEFDFFESVARDEIESFFRSSYEIINQQSSTKKRRCSRL; from the coding sequence ATGTCTACAGATCTGCAGTTACGCCAAGATCTCCCTGCAATCAAGCTTCCGGCATCGTTGAAAATCAAGCTTCCGGCATCTCCACCGCTGATGGATTCAACATCCGAGGAATCATGCGCGATTCAATTAGAGGATCAAGAGGTGGAGGAATGTCGAACGCCGACGACGATACAGCATAGAATTCCTCAACTCAACACCTGTCCTCCGCCGCCTAAAAAACAGAGGCCGTCTGCTCCGTCGTGTAGGCGAAGATTATCGGAGTTTGATTTCTTCGAGAGCGTTGCGAGAGACGAGATTGAATCGTTTTTTAGGTCAAGCTACGAAATCATCAATCAACAATCGAGCACGAAGAAGAGAAGGTGTAGTCGTCTGTAA
- the LOC111905603 gene encoding probable aquaporin PIP1-4, which translates to MVVLQSPYRRVHRHLLVPLHLGVDCNGGGQISDEMWHGGYSRNRVGFRWYDLRSCLPHRRYLRYVSTLHRNPNFIFFLLQIVYKLRFIFNTGGHINPAVTFGLLLARKLPLTRAVFYMVMQCLGAICGAGVVKGFQGDAQYTTLGGGANVVAHGYTKGDGLGAEIVAISMLVYTVFSTTDAKRSARDSHVPILAPLPIGFAVFLVHLATIPITETGCCFFGDSLTVNQKETHVETE; encoded by the exons ATGGTCGTTTTACAGAGCCCGTATCGCAGAGTTCATcgccaccttcttgttcctctaCATCTCGGTGTTGACTGTAATGGGGGTGGTCAAATCTCCGACGAAATGTGGCACGGTGGGTATTCAAGGAATCGTGTGGGCTTTCGGTGGTATGATCTTCGCTCTTGTCTACCGCACCGCCGGTATCTCAGGTATGTTTCCACTCTCCACCGGAACCCTAATTTtatcttctttcttcttcaaatcgtCTACAAACTACGTTTCATCTTCAACACAGGAGGGCATATTAACCCAGCTGTCACATTCGGTTTGCTATTAGCAAGAAAACTGCCGTTGACCAGGGCAGTGTTCTACATGGTGATGCAGTGTCTTGGAGCGATCTGTGGTGCCGGAGTTGTGAAAGGGTTTCAGGGTGATGCGCAGTACACGACGTTAGGCGGTGGTGCTAATGTCGTCGCCCATGGTTACACCAAGGGTGATGGTCTTGGTGCTGAGATTGTTGCCATTTCCATGCTTGTTTACACCGTGTTCTCTACAACTGATGCTAAAAGAAGCGCCAGAGACTCCCATGTCCCT ATTTTGGCTCCTCTTCCAATTGGGTTTGCGGTGTTCTTAGTTCATTTGGCCACCATCCCCATCACCGAAACTGGATGTTGCTTCTTTGGTGATTCATTGACTGTCAATCAAAAGGAAACACATGTTGAAACAGAATAA